Proteins co-encoded in one Chitinophagaceae bacterium genomic window:
- a CDS encoding restriction endonuclease subunit S: protein MKQVKMSELELKGFKDDKMAKKKNGKILKSSNPKNLNADNMKEGWEIKKLGEVCDTGAGGTPLKAHKDYYEGGTIPWLMSGEVSQGEIFKARNFITEKGLKNSSAKLFPINTVLVAMYGATAGQVGILKFEACTNQAVCGILPNNKTIPEYLFYCFLSKKEELVSQAVGGAQPNISQIKIRNTKIPLPPLPEQQRIVSILDTCFAAIDKAKSNAEHNLKNAKALFESYLQGMFEKKGDGW from the coding sequence ATGAAGCAGGTAAAAATGTCAGAATTAGAATTAAAGGGATTTAAGGATGATAAGATGGCTAAAAAGAAAAATGGTAAAATCCTAAAATCTTCTAATCCTAAAAATCTTAATGCAGACAATATGAAGGAAGGTTGGGAAATAAAGAAGTTGGGGGAAGTATGTGATACAGGTGCAGGTGGAACGCCACTGAAAGCACATAAAGATTATTACGAAGGTGGAACTATTCCTTGGCTAATGAGTGGTGAAGTAAGTCAAGGTGAAATTTTTAAAGCAAGGAATTTTATCACTGAAAAAGGATTAAAAAATTCATCTGCAAAATTGTTTCCAATAAATACAGTCTTAGTGGCAATGTATGGAGCAACAGCGGGTCAAGTTGGTATTCTAAAATTTGAAGCTTGTACAAATCAAGCTGTTTGTGGAATTCTACCTAATAATAAAACTATTCCTGAATATTTATTCTATTGCTTTCTTTCTAAAAAAGAAGAGTTAGTTTCACAAGCTGTTGGAGGAGCACAGCCAAATATTTCTCAAATAAAAATTAGAAATACAAAAATCCCTCTACCACCTCTCCCCGAACAACAACGCATTGTTTCCATTTTAGACACCTGCTTTGCCGCCATAGACAAGGCAAAATCCAATGCCGAACATAATCTTAAAAATGCGAAAGCGCTTTTTGAGAGTTATTTGCAGGGGATGTTTGAGAAAAAGGGTGATGGTTGGG
- a CDS encoding DNA-binding protein, whose amino-acid sequence MKDEIILYRPDELAEHIEVRIDEKTETIWLTQQQIAELFGTQRPAITKHLGNIFKAGELDENVVSSILEHTTPHGAIKGKTQNVKVKYYNIDAVLSVGYRVNSVRATQFRIWATRVLKDYLLKGYAINNRMNRLEDNVEDLRNKVDKIELHVSTHQIPNQGVFFDGQVFDAYELASKIIRSAKKSIVLIDNYIDENALTHLAKKGKGVNALLLTKTINKQLKLDIKIANEQYGGFEAKPFTQSHDRFLIIDGKDVYHLGASLKDLGKKWFAFSKLEAKSVEGIMNEIKGLI is encoded by the coding sequence ATGAAAGACGAAATTATTCTATATCGTCCTGATGAACTTGCCGAACACATTGAGGTAAGAATTGACGAAAAAACAGAAACCATTTGGCTTACCCAACAGCAAATAGCTGAATTGTTTGGCACTCAGCGTCCGGCTATTACCAAGCATTTAGGCAATATTTTTAAGGCGGGTGAACTTGACGAAAATGTGGTTAGTTCCATTTTGGAACATACCACTCCACACGGAGCAATTAAAGGAAAAACACAAAATGTCAAAGTAAAGTATTACAATATTGATGCTGTATTATCAGTCGGATATCGAGTGAATTCCGTGCGAGCAACTCAGTTTCGAATTTGGGCAACACGTGTCTTAAAGGATTACTTGCTTAAAGGCTATGCCATCAACAACAGAATGAACCGTTTGGAAGATAATGTTGAAGACTTGAGAAATAAAGTAGATAAAATTGAACTGCACGTGAGTACCCACCAAATCCCCAATCAAGGCGTATTTTTTGACGGGCAAGTCTTTGATGCTTATGAATTGGCATCTAAAATCATCCGCTCAGCCAAAAAGAGCATTGTATTGATAGATAATTATATAGATGAGAATGCCCTAACCCACTTAGCGAAGAAAGGTAAAGGGGTAAATGCTTTACTTCTCACTAAAACCATTAACAAACAATTGAAATTGGACATAAAAATAGCCAACGAACAGTATGGAGGATTTGAGGCAAAACCTTTTACCCAAAGCCACGACCGCTTTTTGATTATTGACGGTAAAGATGTCTATCACTTAGGTGCTTCGTTAAAAGATTTGGGTAAGAAGTGGTTTGCGTTTTCTAAGTTGGAAGCCAAGTCGGTGGAAGGAATTATGAATGAAATAAAGGGATTGATATGA
- a CDS encoding SAM-dependent DNA methyltransferase: MFEQTFKNIDDILHKDAGCGSELDYVEQTSWVLFLKYLDDLERDRATSAELTGKTYKPIIDQKYQWSVWAAPKLANGKLDHNALTGDDLLDFVNGKLFPYLKKFKLSAENANTIEYKVGEIFSELKNRIQSGYNLREVINRIDELSFRTHAEKYEMSHLYEDKIKNMGNAGRNGGEYYTPRPLISAIVKVVAPKIGDKIYDGAVGSAGFLCEAFDYLKSGKELSSKEWEILQKRTFYGKEKKSLAYIIGIMNMILHGVEAPNIIHTNTLAENLADIQEKDRYDIVLANPPFGGKERAEVQQNFPIKTGETASLFLQHFIKILKAGGKAGVVIKNTFLSNTDNASIALRKELLQNCNLHTVLDLPGGTFTGAGVKTVVLFFEKGKPTQKVWFYQLNPGRNLGKTNPLNEKDLTEFVELQKLAMSEAEGTADSENSWTVNIKDIDQSTFDLSVKNPFKKEEAAIRTPKEILEEIKALDDESAEILDSIKHLI; encoded by the coding sequence ATGTTTGAACAGACTTTTAAGAATATAGACGACATACTTCACAAAGATGCAGGCTGTGGTAGTGAATTAGATTATGTGGAACAGACATCATGGGTATTGTTCCTGAAATATTTGGATGATCTGGAGCGTGATCGTGCAACCTCTGCCGAACTTACCGGGAAAACATATAAACCAATTATTGACCAGAAGTACCAATGGAGCGTTTGGGCTGCCCCAAAATTAGCGAATGGAAAGCTTGACCACAATGCACTCACGGGCGACGACCTTTTGGACTTTGTAAATGGGAAACTATTCCCCTATCTCAAAAAATTCAAATTATCTGCCGAAAATGCCAATACCATTGAATATAAAGTTGGAGAGATCTTCAGTGAGCTAAAAAACCGCATACAGAGTGGTTATAATTTGCGGGAAGTCATAAACCGTATAGACGAATTGAGTTTTCGCACCCATGCAGAGAAGTACGAAATGAGTCATTTGTATGAGGACAAAATTAAAAACATGGGTAATGCCGGGCGAAACGGCGGTGAATATTATACACCCCGACCGCTCATTTCCGCCATTGTAAAAGTGGTTGCCCCTAAAATCGGTGATAAAATTTATGATGGCGCAGTTGGTTCAGCAGGATTCTTGTGCGAAGCATTCGACTATCTGAAATCAGGGAAAGAACTAAGCAGCAAAGAGTGGGAAATCTTGCAAAAACGCACCTTTTACGGTAAGGAGAAAAAGTCTCTGGCTTATATCATCGGCATTATGAATATGATTTTGCATGGTGTAGAAGCTCCTAACATTATTCATACCAATACGCTTGCGGAAAACCTGGCCGACATACAGGAAAAAGACCGCTATGATATAGTGCTTGCCAATCCGCCTTTTGGTGGAAAGGAACGAGCAGAAGTGCAGCAAAACTTCCCGATTAAAACAGGAGAAACCGCTTCACTCTTTTTGCAGCACTTTATTAAGATTTTGAAGGCTGGCGGTAAAGCCGGTGTGGTCATTAAAAACACCTTTTTGAGCAATACCGATAATGCCAGCATTGCTTTGCGAAAAGAGCTATTGCAAAACTGCAATCTGCACACCGTCTTGGATTTGCCGGGCGGAACTTTTACCGGTGCAGGCGTAAAAACTGTAGTGTTGTTTTTTGAAAAAGGAAAACCGACACAAAAGGTGTGGTTTTACCAGTTGAACCCGGGACGTAACTTAGGAAAGACCAATCCGCTTAACGAAAAGGATTTAACAGAGTTTGTTGAACTACAAAAGCTTGCCATGAGCGAAGCTGAAGGGACTGCCGATAGTGAAAACTCCTGGACGGTAAACATCAAAGATATTGACCAAAGTACTTTTGATTTGAGTGTAAAAAACCCCTTTAAAAAAGAAGAAGCTGCCATACGAACACCAAAGGAAATTTTGGAAGAAATAAAAGCCTTGGATGATGAAAGTGCGGAAATTTTAGATTCAATCAAGCATTTGATTTAG
- the prmC gene encoding peptide chain release factor N(5)-glutamine methyltransferase produces the protein MNKNIAELFKDAVKSLNQNYDDRESEQIAYILFEEIGYNKHFLLTNPETIAEEKSINRLNSFLTEMSKGRPVQYVIGKAYFLDFILEVSEGVLIPRPETEELVVKAYSVIENFPEKPQKILDVGTGSGCIAISLKHKFPDIEVTALDNSTDALNIAKKNAKKLGVDIHFLQADFLEDEIASDVYWDLIVSNPPYVKKSEMEGLEKHVRDFEPMPALFPPGEDACIFYRNIAAYGAKQLTEKGKVIVEIHPDLHKEIKEIFEAKGFKKIEILKDFSGRKRILVGER, from the coding sequence ATGAATAAAAATATAGCTGAGCTGTTTAAAGATGCAGTTAAATCATTAAATCAGAACTATGATGATAGAGAGTCTGAACAAATTGCATACATTCTCTTTGAAGAAATTGGCTATAATAAGCACTTTTTACTGACAAATCCGGAAACCATAGCCGAAGAAAAAAGCATAAACCGCCTAAATTCATTTTTAACGGAAATGTCAAAAGGACGTCCGGTGCAATATGTAATAGGGAAGGCCTATTTTTTAGACTTCATCTTAGAGGTTTCTGAAGGGGTTTTGATTCCCAGGCCGGAGACTGAGGAATTGGTTGTAAAAGCATATAGTGTGATTGAAAATTTTCCCGAAAAACCACAAAAAATACTTGATGTAGGTACCGGTAGCGGATGTATAGCTATTTCATTAAAGCATAAATTTCCGGATATAGAAGTAACAGCTCTTGACAACAGTACTGATGCGTTGAATATAGCTAAAAAAAATGCAAAAAAGTTGGGTGTTGATATTCACTTTTTACAAGCAGACTTTTTAGAAGATGAAATAGCTTCGGATGTATATTGGGATTTGATAGTCAGCAACCCTCCTTATGTTAAAAAAAGTGAAATGGAAGGGCTGGAAAAGCATGTAAGGGACTTTGAACCTATGCCGGCTTTGTTTCCTCCCGGTGAGGATGCATGTATTTTTTACCGAAATATAGCAGCTTACGGAGCAAAACAACTTACAGAAAAAGGGAAAGTAATAGTAGAGATACATCCCGATCTGCACAAAGAAATCAAAGAGATTTTTGAAGCAAAGGGATTCAAAAAAATAGAAATTTTAAAAGACTTCTCCGGAAGAAAGCGAATTTTAGTGGGGGAGAGGTGA
- a CDS encoding succinylglutamate desuccinylase, with protein MKIKRSQILKGKNKFLNLKIARLPSGIEIHMGIHVFRSEKEGPVVLLSGGLHGDEVNGIEIVRRFINSNIPSNLLCGSIVAIPIINVFGFLNFSREVPDGKDVNRSFPGSKEGSLASLVAYNISEYILPVIDYGIDYHTGGAKRVNFPQVRYNVNDPKAFELAQKFGVPFILGNETISGSLRWQAAKQDKPIIVYEGGESMRMEEDAIEQALFGTENVLKHLGMVEGELIEKECTHISKSTWIRSPRSGLYRAEKLSGDYVHKGEILAVIYDPFGKYAYPVSSKHEGYIIGHNNLPVVHKGDALFHLGIKD; from the coding sequence ATGAAAATTAAAAGAAGTCAGATATTAAAGGGTAAAAATAAATTTTTAAATTTAAAAATTGCCCGCCTACCCTCCGGAATTGAAATTCATATGGGAATTCACGTTTTCCGAAGTGAAAAAGAGGGTCCGGTAGTTTTACTTTCCGGTGGCTTGCATGGGGATGAAGTAAATGGCATTGAGATAGTTAGAAGATTCATAAACAGTAATATTCCGTCAAATTTATTGTGTGGAAGTATAGTAGCTATTCCAATTATTAATGTGTTTGGTTTTTTAAACTTTTCCAGAGAAGTTCCTGACGGTAAAGATGTTAACCGAAGTTTTCCCGGTTCCAAGGAAGGTTCTCTGGCAAGTCTGGTGGCTTATAATATTTCTGAGTATATTTTGCCGGTTATAGATTATGGCATAGACTATCATACCGGAGGAGCAAAGAGAGTTAACTTCCCGCAAGTGCGATACAATGTAAACGACCCTAAAGCTTTTGAATTAGCTCAAAAATTCGGTGTACCATTTATTTTAGGTAACGAAACTATCAGCGGCTCTTTAAGATGGCAGGCTGCAAAACAAGACAAGCCTATCATTGTTTATGAAGGAGGTGAATCTATGAGGATGGAAGAAGATGCTATTGAGCAAGCGCTTTTTGGAACAGAAAATGTATTAAAACATTTGGGCATGGTTGAGGGGGAATTGATAGAAAAAGAGTGTACACATATTAGTAAAAGTACCTGGATCCGCTCTCCCCGATCCGGTTTATATAGAGCCGAAAAGCTATCAGGAGATTATGTTCACAAAGGTGAAATTTTAGCTGTTATTTATGATCCTTTTGGGAAATATGCTTATCCTGTAAGTTCTAAACATGAAGGATATATTATCGGCCATAATAATCTGCCTGTTGTACATAAAGGGGACGCTCTCTTTCATTTGGGAATTAAAGACTAA
- a CDS encoding bifunctional metallophosphatase/5'-nucleotidase has translation MNFKIIFLFISVFFVLKLSADSEEYTFTLMHTSDEHSNLKPIPYSDYSAEKATDAIGGFARLATLVNEFRMQRNFENTLLLSSGDIMGGSPYAWLILDGFSPEIEIMQHIGYDAMTIGNHEFDYGPDILAEYFERAGYKDSSPEMSVISSNILIPEGHPLGDIEILENKIYTLENGLKVGIFGLLGEGALALAPYAEPVDFRNSIKTAKEQVHALGEMGADVIVAITHSGIGEDRVLAEKVSGIDILLGGHSHTYMSKPEIINGTILFHPDYYLSHLAVLEFSFDKKNKKLSLINEEKNIPYLYKLNSSVKEDPLVAKMVEEYELKLNAFISSYTDSQYTRVDKNLVYSDFSVKGDDSFQETPLGNFVTDAMRHTAESITGEVVDVALQGNGVIRANINPAKLTSRKGYITFFDIVTVSGLGSGPDDKPGYPAVSIYLTGKEIYNVLEASTMLSQIYGNIFFLQISGMKYTYDPGRALWLKVPVLDLPVPANKAVKKAELFTGNYLEYNESYLLIEKNEERLYHVVADYYIASFLPLVGDLLPHLEIIFKDKNGQVLELDETVIVRNGKELKVWETLVDYSSFLQTEFGGIPEIYKISGNRITKEEGIPLYVWSYIIISVVLVLIFLLFYKLIKVISRKFRAKASQKAA, from the coding sequence ATGAATTTTAAAATAATATTTCTCTTTATTAGTGTCTTTTTCGTATTAAAACTTAGTGCAGATAGTGAGGAATACACTTTTACGCTAATGCACACCAGTGATGAACACTCAAACTTAAAACCTATTCCATATTCAGATTACAGCGCTGAAAAAGCTACTGATGCAATTGGTGGTTTTGCTCGTTTAGCTACTTTAGTAAATGAATTCCGGATGCAAAGAAATTTTGAAAACACCTTACTTCTATCATCAGGTGATATAATGGGCGGCTCTCCTTATGCCTGGTTAATTTTGGATGGTTTTTCACCGGAGATAGAGATTATGCAACATATAGGATATGATGCTATGACTATAGGAAATCATGAATTTGATTATGGTCCTGATATTCTGGCTGAATATTTCGAAAGAGCCGGATACAAAGATTCATCGCCGGAAATGTCTGTAATTTCCTCTAATATCTTAATTCCCGAAGGGCATCCATTAGGGGACATTGAAATTTTAGAAAATAAAATTTATACCCTGGAAAACGGACTTAAAGTAGGTATTTTCGGATTATTGGGTGAAGGTGCTTTAGCACTGGCTCCTTATGCCGAGCCGGTAGATTTTAGAAATTCTATAAAGACTGCTAAAGAGCAGGTTCATGCGCTTGGAGAGATGGGCGCGGATGTGATAGTTGCTATTACGCACTCCGGAATTGGTGAAGATAGGGTGTTGGCTGAAAAAGTGAGCGGGATAGATATATTGCTGGGAGGTCATAGTCATACCTATATGAGTAAACCGGAAATTATTAACGGAACAATACTTTTTCATCCTGATTATTATCTTTCTCATTTGGCAGTTTTAGAGTTTTCTTTTGATAAAAAGAATAAAAAACTCAGCCTGATAAATGAAGAAAAAAACATACCTTATCTCTATAAATTAAACAGTTCTGTAAAGGAAGACCCTCTGGTTGCTAAAATGGTTGAAGAGTATGAATTAAAGTTAAATGCTTTTATTTCATCTTATACCGACAGTCAATATACCAGAGTGGATAAAAATCTTGTTTACAGTGACTTTTCAGTTAAAGGAGATGATTCTTTTCAGGAAACTCCATTGGGAAACTTTGTAACAGATGCTATGAGACATACTGCTGAATCTATTACCGGCGAAGTTGTAGATGTGGCACTGCAAGGAAACGGAGTGATAAGAGCAAATATAAACCCGGCAAAACTTACCTCAAGAAAAGGGTACATTACTTTTTTTGACATAGTAACTGTATCCGGATTAGGCTCCGGCCCTGATGATAAACCCGGCTATCCGGCAGTTTCCATATACTTAACTGGAAAGGAGATTTACAATGTTTTAGAGGCCTCAACCATGTTATCACAGATTTATGGAAACATTTTTTTTCTACAGATATCCGGTATGAAATACACTTATGATCCCGGAAGAGCCTTATGGCTGAAAGTACCTGTTTTGGATCTGCCTGTTCCGGCTAATAAAGCGGTAAAAAAAGCCGAACTATTTACCGGTAATTATTTAGAATACAATGAATCTTACTTATTAATTGAAAAAAATGAAGAAAGGCTTTATCATGTTGTTGCAGACTATTATATAGCTTCATTTCTGCCATTAGTAGGTGATTTATTACCTCATTTGGAAATCATTTTTAAGGATAAAAACGGACAAGTCTTAGAATTGGACGAAACGGTTATAGTTCGCAATGGAAAAGAACTCAAAGTTTGGGAAACCCTGGTTGATTACAGCAGCTTTTTACAAACTGAATTCGGAGGCATCCCTGAAATCTATAAAATATCAGGAAACCGTATTACCAAGGAAGAGGGTATTCCTTTATATGTGTGGTCTTACATTATAATTAGTGTAGTTTTAGTCTTGATTTTTTTGCTTTTTTATAAGCTTATCAAGGTTATAAGCCGGAAATTCAGAGCAAAAGCCTCTCAAAAAGCTGCTTAA
- a CDS encoding CsbD family protein — protein sequence MKLTLKGNWNTLKGKLKQKYGELSDDDLAYTEGKEDELIGKIQKKTGKAKAEIIKFIEESTDEPSKA from the coding sequence ATGAAACTCACATTAAAAGGAAACTGGAACACGCTAAAAGGTAAGTTAAAGCAAAAATACGGAGAATTATCTGATGATGATTTAGCTTATACTGAAGGTAAAGAAGATGAATTGATTGGAAAAATTCAAAAAAAGACCGGAAAGGCAAAAGCCGAGATAATTAAATTCATTGAAGAGTCTACTGACGAACCTTCAAAAGCTTAA
- a CDS encoding class A beta-lactamase-related serine hydrolase, producing the protein MLKHFVFGSIFTSLLMSSFLNVAESNIEKSQESFIGFLDSQHYFSNFTAEDRYQYRQAFESVIERHGFRGNVLIKKKGETIFRFSEGYRDYSNSIPLEEETIFELASVSKQFTAISILILHEEGLIDLDASITEYIPEFHHDRITIRQLLNHTSGISNYMWFMERQWNSPILPTNEDMVSILVRNRAGLNFTPGTRHAYSNTGYALLTSVVERVAEVPFSQFLTERIFIPAGLNNTFTYRCERRLVEENLAISFIPERRFYRPVTERPMDGILGDKGVFSTLSDLDRLDEVLYNGLLLSNESLEMAYAPTLLGRNQTQIKYGFGYRLDDLNGHQVIYHNGWWGGFRTSFKRYIDNHHTLVVLNNTNDNLGNFIKDLENIILKSEKETTFALK; encoded by the coding sequence ATGCTCAAACATTTTGTTTTCGGAAGTATTTTTACTTCGCTTTTAATGTCCTCTTTCTTAAACGTAGCCGAAAGCAATATAGAAAAATCCCAGGAATCATTTATTGGATTTTTAGATTCTCAACACTACTTTAGCAATTTCACTGCTGAGGATAGATATCAATACAGACAAGCCTTTGAATCAGTTATTGAAAGACATGGTTTCAGAGGAAATGTATTGATTAAAAAGAAAGGAGAAACAATTTTCAGATTTTCTGAAGGTTACCGTGATTATTCTAACAGCATACCTTTAGAAGAAGAAACAATTTTTGAGTTGGCTTCAGTCAGCAAACAATTTACAGCAATTTCAATATTAATCTTGCATGAAGAAGGTCTGATAGATTTGGATGCTTCGATTACCGAATATATCCCTGAGTTTCATCATGACAGAATAACCATTCGCCAGTTATTAAATCATACTTCCGGAATTTCCAATTATATGTGGTTTATGGAAAGACAATGGAACTCACCAATTTTACCTACAAATGAGGATATGGTCAGCATTTTGGTAAGAAATCGGGCCGGTCTGAATTTTACACCGGGAACCAGACATGCCTATTCAAATACCGGTTATGCTTTGCTTACAAGTGTAGTTGAAAGAGTTGCCGAGGTTCCTTTTTCTCAGTTTTTAACTGAAAGGATTTTTATACCGGCCGGGTTAAACAACACATTTACATATCGTTGTGAGCGTAGATTAGTAGAAGAAAACCTTGCCATTAGCTTTATCCCGGAAAGAAGATTTTATCGTCCTGTAACAGAGCGTCCAATGGATGGGATTTTAGGAGATAAAGGAGTGTTTTCAACACTGAGTGATTTAGACAGACTTGACGAAGTTTTATATAATGGATTACTATTGAGCAACGAAAGTCTTGAAATGGCTTATGCGCCAACTTTACTCGGAAGAAATCAAACCCAAATCAAATATGGCTTTGGCTACAGACTTGATGATCTTAACGGACATCAGGTAATTTATCACAATGGTTGGTGGGGAGGTTTCAGAACTTCTTTTAAAAGATATATTGATAATCACCACACTTTAGTAGTGCTAAATAATACCAATGATAATTTGGGTAATTTTATTAAAGACCTGGAAAATATCATTTTAAAATCTGAAAAAGAAACAACTTTTGCTTTAAAATAA
- a CDS encoding chorismate synthase: MSGNTYGKIFQLSTFGESHGKAIGGIIDGCPPGIELDFKAIQYELKRRKPGQSKITSRRKEDDEVEFLSGIFEGKTTGTPIAFIIINKDAKSADYEDWKDLFRPSHADFTYEMKYGFRDYRGGGRASARETAVRVVAGAIAKQILNQYGIIIKAYVSAVGPIELNKHYREVDLQLTDNFITRCPDKETSEKIEKYILKLKKAGDSTGGIINCVIQNCMPGLGEPVFDKLHAELGKAMLSINAVKGFEVGSGFKASEMKGSEHNDLFVKKDGKIKTETNFSGGIQGGISNGMDIFFRTAFKPVATIMKDQESLDKSGEEVTMKARGRHDPCVVPRAVPIVEGMTALVILDFVFRKLAVSKPMQ; encoded by the coding sequence ATGAGCGGTAATACTTACGGAAAAATATTTCAACTTTCAACTTTTGGTGAATCTCATGGGAAAGCTATTGGTGGTATAATTGACGGCTGCCCTCCCGGAATTGAGCTGGATTTTAAAGCTATTCAATATGAATTAAAGCGCAGAAAGCCCGGACAATCCAAAATCACAAGTCGGCGAAAAGAAGATGATGAAGTAGAGTTTCTTTCCGGTATTTTTGAAGGTAAAACTACCGGTACACCCATAGCTTTTATCATTATAAATAAAGATGCTAAAAGTGCAGACTATGAAGACTGGAAAGATTTATTCAGACCTTCTCACGCTGACTTTACTTATGAAATGAAATACGGCTTTAGAGATTACCGGGGCGGTGGCCGTGCTTCAGCCAGAGAGACAGCCGTAAGAGTGGTTGCAGGAGCTATCGCAAAACAAATTTTAAACCAATATGGTATTATTATAAAAGCATACGTCTCAGCTGTAGGTCCAATTGAATTAAACAAACACTACCGGGAAGTTGATTTACAGCTAACCGATAACTTTATTACACGTTGTCCGGATAAAGAAACTTCTGAAAAAATAGAAAAATATATTTTAAAATTGAAAAAAGCCGGTGACAGTACAGGCGGCATCATAAATTGTGTAATTCAAAATTGTATGCCCGGACTGGGAGAGCCTGTTTTTGACAAGCTGCATGCTGAATTGGGAAAAGCAATGCTCAGTATAAATGCAGTAAAAGGATTTGAAGTTGGAAGTGGATTTAAGGCCTCAGAAATGAAAGGCTCTGAACACAATGATTTATTTGTAAAAAAAGACGGTAAAATTAAAACTGAAACAAACTTTTCAGGTGGCATACAGGGCGGCATATCAAATGGTATGGATATCTTCTTCAGAACTGCGTTTAAACCGGTTGCTACGATTATGAAAGATCAGGAATCATTGGATAAAAGTGGTGAGGAAGTTACTATGAAAGCTCGTGGAAGACATGACCCATGCGTTGTTCCCAGAGCAGTCCCCATAGTTGAAGGCATGACTGCTTTGGTAATTTTGGACTTTGTTTTCAGAAAACTAGCAGTTTCTAAACCTATGCAATAA